AGCTGGGGAATGGCACGGAACCTCCAAGCTGAGTTTTTCCTTCATTGTCGGAATCCCCAGTCCTCACCCTCCTTTGTATTCATAACTGTTATCTTTAACTTCTAGCATCCCTTTTACCTACCTCTAACCCTCTCACTAGCCTACTGCCCTTTCATTCTTTGAAGTATCAACTCTGGCCCTTATCAGAGATCTCCAGGAAGCATCTTATAACCCTGAGGACTTAAAGACCTTAAGTCCCCAGACCCATCAGAACAAAGAAAAGCCCTCACCCTTCCTTAAATGACTTCTTTTCCCATCCTTGTAAGCTCATTCCCTTAAGGGCCAAATACTGTTAATTTGCAATCGATGAAAAgagaatggggggtggggggggtgggggagggaagaaaacaaaacacaacttaAGATTTGGCTCAATTATATATTtgaaggtattttattttttctaaaaacaatagaaaaaaatcaactttaaaaaggaaaatgtacttaaataaaaaaatttacctATATAGTAGGTATAACcttctataaattttattaaagttatttacatttaatgGCTATATTTACAAAGGAAAATTGGGTGAAATTcaggagtttttaaaaacaattcttaaatACAAatctgttaaaggaaaaaaaaaaaacggtaagcataaaaaaaaaaagttcttttatgCCCAAAGTTCCATTTGAGGCAGTTTATAGTATGACTAAATCTTTCAGTGTTCAAGATCCAGCCAAGGTTGTGAGGTTGTTCATGCATATGAAAGATGTTCCTATGTAAGGAGTTGACAGAGGAACCTTTTCCCTCACTTTCCCTTAGTAACAAATGAGAATTTCCTGAGGGAGTCCAGTTCCTCCCTCCAATAGGTCAATTTAGGCGCAAGAGTTCCGTATCTGTTCGAGTTTGAGTTTCAACTGTTCTCGTCTCTTCCGCAATGCGTCTTTCTCTGAAGTGAGCTTGTGTTCCTCTGCTTGGACCGACAGGATGTACGCTGTGGCTTTTTTAAGGATAACTACCTTGGGGGCTTTTTCATTGTTCTCCAACTCTGGGATCTGGTCACGAAGAGCAAAAAAGCTGCGTTTCAGCTCGTTTCTCCTCTGGCGCTCCAAGACGTTGTGTGTCCGCCTCTTGTCATTCTCCTCCGTGTCCGAAGACCTTGGGCTGGAACATTTGCGGTTGTTGCTGATCTGTTTCAGGACCCTGCCACTGTCCAACTTAGCCCTCTTGGCGGCAGGATAGTCCTTCCTAGTGGAGGGGGGCGCTGCGTAATTGTGCTGATGGGTAGACACGTGGCATCTCTTTAGGACCAACGGGCTGTGAGGAGGTTTGCTGTGGCTGCCTGCAGAGGGTGACCCCGATTCTGACCTTTTGGCAGGGGGCTGCCTCTTTTCCACAGAAACAACATCAATTTCTTCCTCATCCTCTTGTTCTTcctctttaagaaagaaagaaaaaaatcaccagtTAACAACGGTTTCCTTAAAGCAATCAATGACCAGATGAAATTAATACTATGCCAACACAAGGGATTATTAGGTAAGAGAAGACCCAGAggacttccctgccagtccagtggttaagactccatgcttccatcaCAGGGGGcaagttttgatccctggttggggaactaagaatcccacatgccattcagtgaggctaaaaaaaaaaaaaaaaaaaaggaccctgcCACAAAGTTATTCCCAGACAGGTAGCCAATcatctctgcttttcttctcATGAAGACAGAATCTCAGGGAGGAAAATGACAGCTGGGTTTATGGCACAGACAAGAAAATTACAATTTACCAGGATACAGCATTGATGCCAATTCTTACCTAAGACTTAATGAGGCCCGGGACACACCCAGACAACGCACATTCCCAAGCGCCTCCTATTTGGAAGGGACTTTATCTTTACCGAGAACCCTTCAGGTGTTGCAAATGATAGCTGCAAATCTTTGGTATAACTTTAGCAACTCCCTATCTTACTGGaagtgcaaaaagaaaaaaaaaaaaaaagccttgtagCTTTGCCAAAAGTCCTAGAAGGTGGGGGAAGGAAAAAACGAAGTCTAATTTTGGAAGGGACTGGCTTTTAAATGTTCAAAAGAGGTGCAAAGACCCCAACTCAGTCCGTACACTTGTAAGGCACTTCCACTAGCTCCCGGCGCTCAGGTGGGAGGCTGCCCCGTCTCTGTACACTGCCCCTCTTCATTTTTGTTGATCTGTAGTCCATTAAATCCCAACAActcagaagggaggagggaggtaaTTCATTCACTCTTGGAGAGATCAATCCTCTCTAAACTCCACAGCGACGacccgccccgcccccttccAGGGTAATTAAAATGCTTAAGAGGGGTAAGAGGGAGCGGATTGAGTTGCTAGATAAACTAGAAGatttaaaaacccaaaagaaattcctaaggggggggggggcggggaagggaaaggaaaggactgGCCACTAGGGCGATCTTAGGGGAAGGAGTGGGAAGAACACTAAAGCTCAGTGTTTCAGGGATGGTGAGCTCCCAGACCCTTCCAGacctgcatttcttttccaaatataagGGCAAAAAAGGCAGAGGGGAAGGGGGGCAACTGAAATGTGGCCCCTTGAGTTGGCAGCCGATGAGAATAGGAAAGACACAGCCGACCCCTCTGACGTGCCTGGAGGGTCCCAGCTTACCAGAGTCGCTGCTGGTGGTGGGTGGGGTCTCCTCGTGGAGCGCCAGGGGCTCGGGACTGGCCCGCGGGGAGGACTCGGCAGAGGAGAGCAGAGAGTCAGAGGACGGGGAGAAGGCGGTGGAGTCCGGGGAGGCGCAGGGCTTGGGCGAGCTGCTGTCGTTGAGCGGGTAGGGGAAGACCACGGAAGGGTCGATGCATTCGGAGGCGGCGGCGCTCAGGTCCTGCAGGTACAAGCTGGAGGTGGAGCAGCCGCCGTGCCCGCGGGCGGGGCTCGGGCTGCCGCCGTCTTTGCGCGCAGCCTGGTAAGAGGCCAGCTTCTCCGAGACGAGCTTGGCGGCGGCCGAGAAGCCGCTCCACATACAGTCCTGGATGATGATGTTTTTGATGAGGGTCTCGTCGGGGTCGCAGATGAAGCTCTGGTTCACCATGTCGCCTCCCAGCAGCTCGGTCACCATCTCCAACTGGTCCGCGGAGGAGaagctgccgccgccgccgtcgTCGTCTCCCCTAGGCGAGAAGGAGGCGACCGCGACGTACGAGGGCGAGCAGAGCCCGGAGCGGCGGCTCGGGGACAGGGGCGGGGTGGGCAGCAGCTCGAATTTCTTCCAGATATCCTCGCTGGGCGCCGGCGGCTGCAGTTcgctctgctgctgctggtggtagAAGTTCTCCTCCTCGTCGCAGTAGAAATAAGGCTGCACCGAATCGTAGTCGAGGTCATAGTTCCTGTTGGCGAAGCTGACGTTGAGGGGCATCGCTGCAGCCTGCCGGAGGGGGCACACAAAGACGGGGCAAGTCTTGAGTTAAAGGGGTCTTGGATGGTGCCGAAACCCCACGCAGCGCGCACCGCGCGCCACAATTCAGAACCACTCCCCTTCCAGCGCGATCCCCAAATGGGGctgatggggggtggggaacgGATAAAAAAGGCACCCTTTTAGCCCACTCTGAGTGACCCTCTACTATCTCAGACACACACTTGGCGAACCAGCTCCGCAGCGCCGCGGGGCTTTTCTGCTCCCCCCCGGGGAGCCTGGAGCGCGAAGCCCGGGAGTCGGCCCCGCGACCGCAGAGCAATCGAAATCAGCTTTGGCCTCAGTCACAGGCCGggagaggcggcggcggcggtgggaAATAAGATCTGCCAAACGCCGAGGCGCAAAGTTTGCGCCACCTGAAGGAGGCGGCGAGAGGCGCCGCGGCGGGAGAGGTTGCGCTCGGCCCCCTCCCGCTCCGGGGCCCCTAGCGCCGCGCCCGTTCCCACTCGCGCGTCCTCGTCTCGCTGCTTCCCCTGCCGGCGCCGccgcccctcccagcctcccttctCCGCCTCCCGCATCCCTGCCCCCAGCGCGCCCCCCTTTCCTTCCTTTGCgggctttccttctctctccgGCTGGGGTGGTGAGCTCAGCTTCGAGCCTTAGCCCTTCTCcaaccacctcccaccccaccctcataAATAAAAGGAGAGTGTTAAATAATAACAGGGATGTCTCCCTTCAACACTCAATACGGCGACGCAACTGCGCCAGAGACCCTGCTACGATTCCGCGCCGGGAGCCGGGCGTCTTCCCCCTCACCGGCCGAGGGTAGCAGCTGTTCTCGAAAAGCCCGAAGCCTCGCTCCTGGCTGTCCTCCGCATCTCAGGGGGCGCAGGGACACCCGCGCGGGGACCCCGAAGGCGGCCGGGGAGCCAAGGCTGGGTGCAGAGATTTTGCCCTCATTTACCCCCCTCCCCGAGTCAATAATTTTAGGAGACTCGGACACATCTTTGCCCCAGCTTCCCTTTCCCCGTCCCCGCGCCTTCCCAACACCGAGTCCTAACCTCTCTGTAGAccaaaatctttaattttattatccttaaaaaaaaaaaaaaaaagccaaaggcCAACTTCTAAAAGGAGCCGGGAGCGTTGGAGACGCCGAGGGGATCGGCGGGCGGGACGCGCCGCAGTGTCTGTCTCCGGCTGTCAGAAATGCAGTAAGCCGAAATTTAAATGCCCTTTTCCAGACAGGGGAAAGTCAGCGGCTGCGGAGCTCCCTTCGCTCACACACGCAATGTATAATTCTTACTCCAAGGAGCTCAGGATGTAAAGGGTTTTCTGCCAGCCGCGAAGCATACCCTTCTTCTCCCCgacaaaaggcaaaaaagcaaTTAATGCAATAAAGCATGAATGTCCACCCGGCCGGGGTTAGCGTCCATCTAAGGCGAGCAAAAACCTCTAAAGGCTACTTTCAGAAAACGCAGCCCCGgtttctctctgccttcctctctcttcccatcTTGACAAGTCACTGTACCCCGACCCAGTTCTGgttcctctccaccccacccgGACAAGCCACAACTACTCTGAGAAAAGTGTCAATAGCGCAGGAATGGGAGAAAAGACGCTCGATTCGGGCGTTCTGCTCATCGCGGCGTTAAGGCGgtagcaaaaataaatggaaaaggcCAATAGGTCCGGGTGCTCACCCGCATTTCCATTATCCGAAGGAAATCTAGCGTCCAAAAAGCGGCGAGGAGCGCCTTTCAGAGGCGCGGGTCGTGGGCAGCGGCGGGGGAAAGTGTCTCCCCAAAAAGGCAGAAGAGCCTCTCTGCGTCCGGGGAGTCTTGGTGTCGCTCGGGTGTTGTAAGTTCCAGTGGGCAAAGTTTCGCGGATGCCGCGCGGGTGGCGGACCGCTAGCAGGGGTCTGCGGGGAGGGTGAGGTGGGGGCCGGCCGGGCTGGAGGCGCAGAAGCCCCCCTTTGAATCCGGATCTCCCTTCTCCGGGCGCCCGGAGCGCGACTCCGCTCGCTAGGCTGGCTCGGCTCTTCCACCCTGTAGGGCCCGCCCGCACGCTCCCTCTGCCTCTCGCTGGAATTACTACAGCGAGTCAGATAAAGCCCAGAAAAAACCTGCTTTTATACCGAGAAGGTACGGCCCCTC
Above is a genomic segment from Odocoileus virginianus isolate 20LAN1187 ecotype Illinois chromosome 15, Ovbor_1.2, whole genome shotgun sequence containing:
- the MYC gene encoding myc proto-oncogene protein isoform X1 — protein: MEMRAAAMPLNVSFANRNYDLDYDSVQPYFYCDEEENFYHQQQQSELQPPAPSEDIWKKFELLPTPPLSPSRRSGLCSPSYVAVASFSPRGDDDGGGGSFSSADQLEMVTELLGGDMVNQSFICDPDETLIKNIIIQDCMWSGFSAAAKLVSEKLASYQAARKDGGSPSPARGHGGCSTSSLYLQDLSAAASECIDPSVVFPYPLNDSSSPKPCASPDSTAFSPSSDSLLSSAESSPRASPEPLALHEETPPTTSSDSEEEQEDEEEIDVVSVEKRQPPAKRSESGSPSAGSHSKPPHSPLVLKRCHVSTHQHNYAAPPSTRKDYPAAKRAKLDSGRVLKQISNNRKCSSPRSSDTEENDKRRTHNVLERQRRNELKRSFFALRDQIPELENNEKAPKVVILKKATAYILSVQAEEHKLTSEKDALRKRREQLKLKLEQIRNSCA
- the MYC gene encoding myc proto-oncogene protein isoform X2, with amino-acid sequence MPLNVSFANRNYDLDYDSVQPYFYCDEEENFYHQQQQSELQPPAPSEDIWKKFELLPTPPLSPSRRSGLCSPSYVAVASFSPRGDDDGGGGSFSSADQLEMVTELLGGDMVNQSFICDPDETLIKNIIIQDCMWSGFSAAAKLVSEKLASYQAARKDGGSPSPARGHGGCSTSSLYLQDLSAAASECIDPSVVFPYPLNDSSSPKPCASPDSTAFSPSSDSLLSSAESSPRASPEPLALHEETPPTTSSDSEEEQEDEEEIDVVSVEKRQPPAKRSESGSPSAGSHSKPPHSPLVLKRCHVSTHQHNYAAPPSTRKDYPAAKRAKLDSGRVLKQISNNRKCSSPRSSDTEENDKRRTHNVLERQRRNELKRSFFALRDQIPELENNEKAPKVVILKKATAYILSVQAEEHKLTSEKDALRKRREQLKLKLEQIRNSCA